A genome region from Cucurbita pepo subsp. pepo cultivar mu-cu-16 chromosome LG02, ASM280686v2, whole genome shotgun sequence includes the following:
- the LOC111787876 gene encoding omega-3 fatty acid desaturase, endoplasmic reticulum-like isoform X2 — MAIPLPASRPGNDTVHTNGTAAPPPFDPSAPPPFRISEIRAAIPPHCWVKNPWRSLLYVLRDFIIISALVAAAAYFDSWLVWPIYWIAQGTMFWAIFVLGHDCGHGSFSNSTALNSFMGLILHSAILVPYHGWRISHRTHHQNHGNVEKDESWVPLTKKTYKQLERRTRILRFSLPFPIFAYPFYLMWRSPGKEGSHFNPYSDIFAPNERKDIVISTSCWTLMAVLLVYLSFVFGPTQIFKLYGVPYWIFVIWLDVVTYLHHHGYEQKLPWYRGEEWSYLRGGLTTVDRDYGLINNIHHDIGTHVIHHLFPQIPHYHLVEATKAAKGVLGKYYREPKKSGPIPLHLVKNLVNSFRQDHYVSDEGNVVFYQTDPYLYSYXFFFFFFFFFFFFFFFFFFFVFSKLRIVLLVAFSLHLYYPF, encoded by the exons ATGGCCATTCCCTTGCCGGCCTCCCGCCCCGGCAACGACACCGTTCACACCAACGGCACGGCGGCGCCACCCCCTTTTGACCCTTCTGCTCCTCCCCCTTTTCGTATTTCCGAGATCCGTGCTGCCATTCCTCCTCATTGCTGGGTTAAGAACCCTTGGCGCTCTCTCCTTTATGTTCTTCGTGATTTCATCATTATCTCTGCATTGGTTGCCGCCGCCGCCTACTTTGATTCCTGGCTCGTCTGGCCCATTTACTGGATCGCTCAGGGCACCATGTTTTGGGCCATTTTCGTCCTCGGCCATGACTG CGGCCATGGGAGCTTCTCCAACAGTACTGCGCTTAATAGCTTCATGGGTCTTATTCTTCATTCCGCCATTTTGGTTCCTTATCATGGATG GAGAATAAGCCACAGAACCCACCATCAAAACCATGGAAATGTCGAGAAAGACGAATCCTGGGTTCCA TTGACGAAGAAGACATACAAGCAGCTGGAGAGAAGAACACGAATCCTCAGATTCAGTTTACCTTTCCCCATTTTCGCATACCCATTTTACCTG atGTGGAGAAGCCCAGGAAAAGAGGGATCTCATTTCAATCCATACAGCGATATCTTCGCTCCAAATGAACGAAAAGACATAGTGATTTCAACCTCATGTTGGACATTAATGGCTGTTCTTCTCGTCTATTTGTCCTTCGTTTTTGGTCCAACCCAAATCTTCAAACTCTATGGCGTCCCTTACTGG attttcGTGATATGGCTAGACGTGGTGACGTACCTTCACCACCATGGCTATGAACAGAAGCTGCCATGGTACAGAGGAGAG GAATGGAGTTATTTACGTGGCGGATTGACAACCGTTGATCGAGATTACGGATTGATCAACAACATCCATCATGATATTGGAACTCATGTTATCCACCATTTGTTCCCTCAGATTCCTCATTATCACCTTGTTGAAGCG ACAAAGGCAGCTAAGGGAGTGCTTGGGAAGTACTATAGAGAGCCAAAGAAATCAGGGCCAATTCCGTTGCATTTGGTGAAGAATTTGGTGAACAGCTTTAGACAAGACCACTACGTGAGTGATGAGGGCAACGTTGTGTTTTACCAGACAGATCCTTATCTTTACAGTTACTGNtttttttttttttttttttttttttttttttttttttttttttttttttttttttttgtcttttcaaAGCTTAGAATTGTTCTTCTTGTTGCCTTTAGTTTGCACTTGTATTATCCTTTTTGA
- the LOC111787876 gene encoding omega-3 fatty acid desaturase, endoplasmic reticulum-like isoform X3, protein MAIPLPASRPGNDTVHANGTAAPHPFDPSAPPPFRISEIRAAIPPHCWVKNPWRSLLYVLRDFIIISALVAAAAYFDSWLVWPIYWIAQGTMFWAIFVLGHDCGHGSFSNSTALNSFMGLILHSAILVPYHGWRISHRTHHQNHGNVEKDESWVPLTKKTYKQLERRTRILRFSLPFPIFAYPFYLMWRSPGKEGSHFNPYSDIFAPNERKDIVISTSCWTLMAVLLVYLSFVFGPTQIFKLYGVPYWIFVIWLDVVTYLHHHGYEQKLPWYRGEEWSYLRGGLTTVDRDYGLINNIHHDIGTHVIHHLFPQIPHYHLVEATKAAKGVLGKYYREPKKSGPIPLHLVKNLVNSFRQDHYVSDEGNVVFYQTDPYLYSYXFFFFFFFFFFFFFFFFFFFVFSKLRIVLLVAFSLHLYYPF, encoded by the exons ATGGCCATTCCCTTGCCGGCCTCCCGCCCCGGCAACGACACCGTTCACGCCAACGGCACGGCGGCGCCACA CCCTTTTGACCCTTCTGCTCCTCCCCCTTTTCGTATTTCCGAGATCCGTGCTGCCATTCCTCCTCATTGCTGGGTTAAGAACCCTTGGCGCTCTCTCCTTTATGTTCTTCGTGATTTCATCATTATCTCTGCATTGGTTGCCGCCGCCGCCTACTTTGATTCCTGGCTCGTCTGGCCCATTTACTGGATCGCTCAGGGCACCATGTTTTGGGCCATTTTCGTCCTCGGCCATGACTG CGGCCATGGGAGCTTCTCCAACAGTACTGCGCTTAATAGCTTCATGGGTCTTATTCTTCATTCCGCCATTTTGGTTCCTTATCATGGATG GAGAATAAGCCACAGAACCCACCATCAAAACCATGGAAATGTCGAGAAAGACGAATCCTGGGTTCCA TTGACGAAGAAGACATACAAGCAGCTGGAGAGAAGAACACGAATCCTCAGATTCAGTTTACCTTTCCCCATTTTCGCATACCCATTTTACCTG atGTGGAGAAGCCCAGGAAAAGAGGGATCTCATTTCAATCCATACAGCGATATCTTCGCTCCAAATGAACGAAAAGACATAGTGATTTCAACCTCATGTTGGACATTAATGGCTGTTCTTCTCGTCTATTTGTCCTTCGTTTTTGGTCCAACCCAAATCTTCAAACTCTATGGCGTCCCTTACTGG attttcGTGATATGGCTAGACGTGGTGACGTACCTTCACCACCATGGCTATGAACAGAAGCTGCCATGGTACAGAGGAGAG GAATGGAGTTATTTACGTGGCGGATTGACAACCGTTGATCGAGATTACGGATTGATCAACAACATCCATCATGATATTGGAACTCATGTTATCCACCATTTGTTCCCTCAGATTCCTCATTATCACCTTGTTGAAGCG ACAAAGGCAGCTAAGGGAGTGCTTGGGAAGTACTATAGAGAGCCAAAGAAATCAGGGCCAATTCCGTTGCATTTGGTGAAGAATTTGGTGAACAGCTTTAGACAAGACCACTACGTGAGTGATGAGGGCAACGTTGTGTTTTACCAGACAGATCCTTATCTTTACAGTTACTGNtttttttttttttttttttttttttttttttttttttttttttttttttttttttttgtcttttcaaAGCTTAGAATTGTTCTTCTTGTTGCCTTTAGTTTGCACTTGTATTATCCTTTTTGA
- the LOC111787876 gene encoding omega-3 fatty acid desaturase, endoplasmic reticulum-like isoform X1 → MAIPLPASRPGNDTVHTNGTAAPPPFDPSAPPPFRISEIRAAIPPHCWVKNPWRSLLYVLRDFVIISALVAAAAYFDSWLVWPIYWIAQGTMFWAIFVLGHDCGHGSFSNSTALNSFMGLILHSAILVPYHGWRISHRTHHQNHGNVEKDESWVPLTKKTYKQLERRTRILRFSLPFPIFAYPFYLMWRSPGKEGSHFNPYSDIFAPNERKDIVISTSCWTLMAVLLVYLSFVFGPTQIFKLYGVPYWIFVIWLDVVTYLHHHGYEQKLPWYRGEEWSYLRGGLTTVDRDYGLINNIHHDIGTHVIHHLFPQIPHYHLVEATKAAKGVLGKYYREPKKSGPIPLHLVKNLVNSFRQDHYVSDEGNVVFYQTDPYLYSYXFFFFFFFFFFFFFFFFFFFVFSKLRIVLLVAFSLHLYYPF, encoded by the exons ATGGCCATTCCCTTGCCGGCCTCCCGCCCCGGCAACGACACCGTTCACACCAACGGCACGGCGGCGCCACCCCCTTTTGACCCTTCTGCTCCTCCCCCTTTTCGTATTTCCGAGATCCGTGCTGCCATTCCTCCTCATTGCTGGGTTAAGAACCCTTGGCGCTCTCTCCTTTATGTTCTTCGTGATTTCGTCATTATCTCTGCATTGGTTGCCGCCGCCGCCTACTTTGATTCCTGGCTCGTCTGGCCCATTTACTGGATCGCTCAGGGCACCATGTTTTGGGCCATTTTCGTCCTCGGCCATGACTG CGGCCATGGGAGCTTCTCCAACAGTACTGCGCTTAATAGCTTCATGGGTCTTATTCTTCATTCCGCCATTTTGGTTCCTTATCATGGATG GAGAATAAGCCACAGAACCCACCATCAAAACCATGGAAATGTCGAGAAAGACGAATCCTGGGTTCCA TTGACGAAGAAGACATACAAGCAGCTGGAGAGAAGAACACGAATCCTCAGATTCAGTTTACCTTTCCCCATTTTCGCATACCCATTTTACCTG atGTGGAGAAGCCCAGGAAAAGAGGGATCTCATTTCAATCCATACAGCGATATCTTCGCTCCAAATGAACGAAAAGACATAGTGATTTCAACCTCATGTTGGACATTAATGGCTGTTCTTCTCGTCTATTTGTCCTTCGTTTTTGGTCCAACCCAAATCTTCAAACTCTATGGCGTCCCTTACTGG attttcGTGATATGGCTAGACGTGGTGACGTACCTTCACCACCATGGCTATGAACAGAAGCTGCCATGGTACAGAGGAGAG GAATGGAGTTATTTACGTGGCGGATTGACAACCGTTGATCGAGATTACGGATTGATCAACAACATCCATCATGATATTGGAACTCATGTTATCCACCATTTGTTCCCTCAGATTCCTCATTATCACCTTGTTGAAGCG ACAAAGGCAGCTAAGGGAGTGCTTGGGAAGTACTATAGAGAGCCAAAGAAATCAGGGCCAATTCCGTTGCATTTGGTGAAGAATTTGGTGAACAGCTTTAGACAAGACCACTACGTGAGTGATGAGGGCAACGTTGTGTTTTACCAGACAGATCCTTATCTTTACAGTTACTGNtttttttttttttttttttttttttttttttttttttttttttttttttttttttttgtcttttcaaAGCTTAGAATTGTTCTTCTTGTTGCCTTTAGTTTGCACTTGTATTATCCTTTTTGA